cctttcctttttcctcctccatCTCTTCTTCCCCATCAGCTATCCGTGTTTTTCTCAGCCTCTTTGGAATGGATGATGTACATGAAAGTCTGCTCGATGGTGAAGTCGGGCGGGAGGCTGCCCTTGTGCACCCCTATGTGCTTGCTCATCAGGTTGAGCGTGGAGCTGTAGTGGCCACACACCGTGCAGCGATACATCAGGGCCCCCGAGTGTGTCCTCAGGTGACACTTGATGGTGGAACGCCCTCGGAAGAACTTGTGGCACACCTTGCactggtagggcttctccccggtgtggatgcgccggtggtaGTTGAACTCGCTGGTGTGGGCAAACCTCTTGCCACAAACCTTGCAGCTGTACTTGCTGTTCCCCggctggctctgcagagccagatCCTCGCTCAAAAACTCCTCGGGCAGCTTCCTCTTGGGCAGCCCCTGCGGCTGCAGGCgctccccaaaccctgccctgatGTCCAGGCTGCCCCCACACTTGTGCTGGCTGACGTGGTAGCGGTAAGCGGCTTCCAGCTTGAAGCTCTGGCTGCAGAAGTGGCACTGGAAAAGAGCCTCCTCCACGTGCTGGTGCACGGCCAGGTGCTTCTCCAGGAGCTGCCTGTCCACAAAGCTGCTGGCACACACTGAGCAGGAGAAGACAGAGatgcccaggtgggacagggcgtGCCACAGCAGGCTGCAGAGGCTCAGGTGCCGCTGGTCGCACACGCCGCACGTTTGGCTCTTCAGGTTCACGTGCTCCAGCAGGTGGTTCCGCACCGTGTGGAAATCTTTGGCCAAGGGCTTCCCACAGGCAGCACAGGCCAGCTCAGGGCCGGGCCCTCCCCCAAAAACAGCCACTTTCCCCGGGAGGGGGTCACTGGGGTGGACGATGACGTTGTTGTCGAAGACCCCGTCCCGCCGGTGCAGCGTCAGCTGCCACTGGGTGAAGAACTTGGTCTCGCACATGTCACAGGAGAAGAGGAAGATGCCAATGTGGGACAGCACGTGGGTCACCCTGGAGTTACGGTCCTGGAAGTGGGTCTCGCACACCTTGCAGTTCCCCGTGAGCAGGTCCACGTGGTCCCTGGCGTGCTGGCGGATCAGCTGGATGTTGGGTTCCAGAACCTTCTTGCACACCTGGCAGGGCATGGCCTTGCTGTCCCGGCTGTCGCTCTCAAAGGCCAGCTCCTCCTCGCTGTCATCACTGAGCTCAATCACCTCCTCAGATGGCACCAGCTCTTCTCCAGCATCCTCAAAATGCAGCTCGGCCTCCCCCAAATCCTCCAGCTGGAGCTCATCCATCTGCTCGAATCCCTGCTCTTTGGAGTGGTCGCTGTTGCTGGGGCAGGAATTGCTCCCCGTGGAGACATCCAGGGAGGGGTCAGTGGGGAAGAAGCCACCCTTGCTGTAGTCACCATTGCTCTGGGCCTTGAActgagggcaggagctgccagtgGTTTGTGCCATGGCATTcccaccaggctgagcccccagacCCGCGACTGGAGTGAATTGTCCTGCATCAGACTCCTGCTCTGTCTTGGGAGGCTGCTGTGGGTGCATCAGGGGAAGAGCCTGGCTGGCCTCACCCACAGCACTCCTCTCATCCTCTTTGTAGCTTCCCACCACGTCCCCGTGCAGGAGATAACTCCTCTCGGGGCCAAAATGCTCCACACCACCCCGGATGTCCCCCAAAGGGTGGCTCTGCTCCGAGGAGGTGCTGCccagcaccccagccctgccttcccCCACTGACAGAGCAGGCTGCTTGGTGATGGCCGAGCTCTCCAGGTCAGGGAAGGTGGAGTGACAAGCCTGCAGCAGATCCTCCATGCCCAACCTCTCCGCCACCTCGTAGATCACCCCCACGTTGATGAGGTCGGTGAAGAGCTCCGAGGTGTACACAAAGCTCAGGATCTTCTCAAAGTTGGCCGGCGTGATGAAATCCACCACGTAGGTCCTGGCAGCGTCCAGCCCCGTGTTGAGGAAGAGGTTCTGGAAGTAGCCAGCAGCACAGGCCAGCACGGCCTTGTGGGCAGCGAAGGAGCGGGAGCCCACCAGGATGGTGACGTCGCACATGGTCTCGGAGAGGCGGCACTTGTTGAGTTCCTTCAGCAGGTTGTTGGGGTGGTTGGTGCTGTGCAGCTTGATCCTCATGCCCATCTTAGCAGCTGCTTCAGGAGCCCTTTCTGCTCGTCAGCTCGGCCTTCACGCTCTCATCCGCGGCGGGAGCAGGAATTGGCAGGGcaaggggctctgcagaggggaagtgttaaaaaaaaaaatgttatttaacaATCAAAGCAATGTCATTCTGGTCACTTTGCACCCTTCTGAGGAGCCGCAGAGCAGCTGCTCAGCTGGAGATGGACTAACCCTGTCCTGTCACCTCAGTTTTGGGAAGCaaaaagctggatgtgcaaagcAGCAAAGTCAAAACAAAAAGAGTCTCAGAGGCAGCCTGAAGGTCTCACTGctacaggggcagggacagagatCCTGCTGACCCTGAGACCAAACCAGAGCCTGTTCCTGACATCTCCCTCCTCCTGAGCTGGGGATGAGGCTCCTCTCCAAGGAGATGTCACACACCAGTTGGATTCAACTCcaggtctcctccagctgcagccACTCCATTCATTCACTTCAGATTCCAACTGGACCCACAAGGAGACTTCAGGCTCCCAGGTGGGACTCTCTGCATTCCAGTCTTTGGATTTCCCTGGATGGATTCTCCTGGATGGATTCTCCTGGGATGGATTCCCCTGGATGGATTCCCCTGGATGGATTCCCCTGGGATGGATTCCCCTGGATGGATTCTCCTGGATGGATTCCCCTGGATGGATTCCCCTGGATGGATTCCCTTGGGATGGATTCTCCCTGGATGGATTCCCCTGGATGGATTCCCTTGGGATGGATTCTCCTGGATGAATTCCCTTGGGATAGATTCTCCTGGATGGATTCCCCTGGATGGATTCCCCTGGATGGATTCCCCTGGGATGGATTCCCCTGGGATAGATTCTCCTGGATGGATTCCCCTGGATGGATTCCCCTGGATGGATTCCCCTGGATGGATTCCCCTGGATGAATTCCCTTGGGATGGATTCTCCTGGATGGATTCCCCTGGATGGATTCTCCTGGATGGATTCTCCTGGGTGGATTCCCCTGGATGGATTCTCCCTGGATGGATTCTCCTGGATGGATTCCCTTGGGATGGATTCCCCTGGGATGGATTTCCCTGGATGGATTCCCCTGGATGGATTCCCCTGGATGGATTCCCTGGATGGATTCCCCTGGATGGATTCCCCTGGATGGATTCCCCTGGATGGATTTCCCTGGGATGGATTCCCCTGGATGGATTCCCCTGGATGGATTCTCCCTGGATGGATTCTCCTGGATGGATTCCCCTAGGATGGATTCCCCTGGATGGATTCTCCTGGATGGATTCCCCTGAATGGATTCCCCTGGATGGATTCCCCTGGATGGATTCTCCTGGATGGATTCTCCTGGATGGATTCCCCTGGATGGATTCCCCTGGGATGGATTCTCCTGGATGGATTCTCCTGGGATGGATTCCCCTGGATGGATTCCCCTGGGATGGATTTCCCTGGATGGATTCTCCCTGGGATGAATTCTCCTGGATGGATTCTCCTGGGATGGATTCCCCTGGGATGGATTCCCCTGGATGGATTCTCCTGGGATGAATTCCCTTGGGATGGATTCCCCTGGGATGGATTCCCCTGGATGGATTCCCCTGGATGAATTCCCCTGGATGGATTCTCCTGGATGGATTCTCCCTGGATGGATTCCCCTGGGATTTTTTGGCAGCACCTCTCAGATTCCTCAGCTGCCACCACCACACCTGTCCCACAGCACCGACCATTCCTCCCAGCTTGTCCCGCTGCCtttgtccctctgtcctgctcacGGACACCCCACCAGCTCTTGGGATTTCACGAACTTACCCAGGCAACTCTATCCTTAATTCCCCTATTCCTAATTCCCCGCATTTTCCCCGTCCTGAGACAGGGAACAGCGAACCCAGAAGGCAGCAAAGAGAGGGAGtttggaggggctggagctgcctctgccccagctccggGAAAACCCAAAACCCATCCCCGGGGATGCGAGGGATGCGGGAAACACcaccggcagctgaggaggaggatgaagatggaGAGGAAGGCTCTGGAAACGCTGCCCAGCCGAGAAAACACCTGGGCAATTGGGGATCCCTGCGgaggggatggggcaggaggggaAAGAACCGGAGGGAAGGGGGCAGCGGGAAGGGGGGATCCCGGAGCTGCTCCGGGAGAAacgggaggagatggaggggaggGACAGCGGCGTCCCCGGTGGGCCCGGGGAGCGGGGCACGAAGGGACCCCGGAGGGAGCCACGAAAGGCGGCGGGAGGCCCCGGGGAGGGTCGGAGAGGGTCGGAGCGGGGCTGGCGCGGCTCGGGGGACCTGCGGGGGCCGGGGGTGGCGGGCGGGGGTCGCTCCTTACCCGCCCGGCGCCCCGCACCATCCCGGCCCGGCTCACACAAAGGCGCCgacccgccccgcgcccgccccggcccgcgcCGCCTTCCGGGAGCCGCCGCCGACAGCGCCCCCGTGCGGAGAGGAGGAACCGGAGCGGGGGCAccggacggacacacggacacatggacacacgggGAGGGACACATGGAGATGGggcgggacacacggacacggggagggacacacggacatgggGCGGggcgggacacacggacacgggaagggacacacggacacgggaaaggacacacggacacggggagggacacacggacacgggaaaggacacacggacacggacacacggacacggggagGGACACACGAACATGGACACGGACACATGGACACGGGgaaggacacacggacacggggcgggacacacggacacacggacacggggagggacacacggacacggggaaaggacacacggacacacggacacggggagggacacacggacatggaCACGGACACATGGACACGGGgaaggacacacggacacggggcGGGACACaaggggacacacggacacggggagGGACACATGAACAACGGGagagacacacggacacacggacagggggaAGAACACACGGACACCGGtgtgggacacacggacacggacgCAGGGTGGGACACATTGACACGGACACGgggagggacacacggacacgaggcgggacacacggacacggacactgGTGTGGTATTTACACACTGGCACGGACAAGAAGGGACATGGAGACGGGCAAGGGAAGGGACACGGACAGCGGCACGTACAGcggcacggacacacggacacgggaaGGGACACGGCCAGgggcacggacacacggacacgggaagggacacggacacacggacacaggaaGGGACATGGACAGGGGCACTTCTCCAGTTACGGGGCTGCCGTGGGGAAGGGACAGGGCGCTGTAGCCCAAGAGCCCACGAACCCCGGCCCCGGTGATCCCGTGGGCTCATCCCCGTGGGCTCATCCCCGTATCCCCATCCCCGCATCCCCATCCCGGCGGGTTCATTCCCGCATCCCCGTCCCCCGGTCCGTCCCGAGCGGGTCCCGGAGGGCGCAGCCAAGACACGGAGCCGCATTTTGCGCGTGTCCCGCGCAGACACGGGTGGGTGTATAACGGGACACGTCCGGGTGTACACAGGTGCACGGACACGCGCtcgcggggcggcaccgccgcgcTCCCCACGGCTCCGTGGGCGCCGGGACGCTCCGGTCCCACCATCCCCGGGACACCGGGCACGGCCCCGTGCGGGGCTCGTTCTGCCGCTCACGCCGCCCGCAGCGGGGCCTCGCCGggagcggggggtcccggggagcACCGGGGGGCCGGGCTGCCGttcccccgccccgccgctcgTTTCCCCATGAGCCCCACGAAGAAATCGTGCATGTCTCCTGCGGAGAGACCGGCCGTCAGCGGCACCGGTACGGGCGCCGGCACCGACACCGGCACCGGGCGGGACTTACTCTTCTGCGGCGCCGCGGGGGGACCTGGAAAAGACCGAAATGGGTGAGTGAGCGCCGGGCGGACCGACCCCCTCCCATCCGAGCCCTCCTGCCCCTCACCGGCGCTTTCCTCCCGCAGCAGCtccagcgcggcggcggcggcggcggccccggggctgCCGCGGGGGCTCCACGGCAGCGGCTCCGGGCCGGGCATCCCCTGCGGGAATGAAGCAGGTGGGAAGGGGTCTGGGAGGTCCCGGGGATCCGGGATCCGCCCGTTGCTTCCCCCACCGACGGCCGTACCGgagcggggcccggcggggcggcgggggcgcggcgggCGAGGGCGAGCGGCagcgccaggagcagcagcacggcGAGCACCGGCCGGTTCTTCATCCTCGGGGGGACGCGGGGGCAGCGATCAGCGATGGAGCTTCCCGGGGCTGTCCCGAGCCGGCCAACCCTCGATGGGGCGGCCCGGGATGGGTCTGGAAGCGAAGCGAGCTCTGGGGAGGGAAAGAGACGGGAGACGGGGGGACCGGGGGCGGCGGGACCCCCTCTCCGGTGTGGGGAGGAGGGATCGCGCCGCTTCCCTGGATGCCGGTGTCCCTTGGACCCCCGGGGGTGCGTTACAGGGTTGGGGGGGTCCTTCCGTGGCGTGCGGGGGGACACGGCCCTGCTGTGGCCGCTCGTGTCCCCCCGCTCGTGGCCGCGGTGCCACCGTTGTGCGCTCGCACACGAGCCGTGCAACCGCGAGGGTGGGGCACGGACGCGGCTCGGGCTCCGTCCTGCACGTTCACCCGGTCCCCTGACACGCTCCCTGGCACACTGGCATCCCCTGGCACACTGGCATCCCCTGGCACGCTCCCTGGCACGCTGGCATCCCCTGACACGCTCCCTGGCATACTGGCATCCCCAGGCACGCTCCCTGGCACACTGGCATCCCCTGGCGCGCTGGCATCCCCTGGCACGCTCCCTGGCACACATATGCTTGCCCACAGCTCGATTTGCTTCCAGAACCCCCACCAAACCCTCCGCAAATTCAAACAACACCCTCAGCCCATCTCTCCCCCTTCCTGTGCCCGTCCCCAGCGCCATCccaacctcctcttcctcctcctgccttCCCCGAGCCCCAGCGGggtgagcacagggcacagggagcctCGGGAAGCCCCCAGGGttgtgggggacacagggacacagacctGCCGGTGGAGTCGAGGGATGAGGGACCCTCGGAGAAGGGACCTCTCGAGGCGTGGTGATGGATGGCAGCGATGGTGGTGGGCAGCGATGGTGGGCAGCGATGGTGGTGGGCAGCTCCCCCGGCCCGGGCTCAGCCGGGAGATGAAATAccggggcagcagctgctgcacggCGCTAAATAAAGGGGCTCTGCCCATGGCACGGCGTGGGTGGGCAAGAGGAGAGCTGCCAATGGGGGCCGGGGGGAGGTGGTACCCCCACCCTGCAGCTTCACGCCCACGCAGCACTCGTGGCACACACGGAGTCACACAGCGGCACACGCGTGCCCACGCAGGGGTGGGGGTCAGCACACGGGCACCGTGCCCACGCAGGCACCCCAGAGTGGGGGGTCAGCACATGGGCACCGTGCCCATGTaggaaccccaaaatcagggGTCAGCACGTGGGCACTGTGCCCACCCCAGAGTGGGGGATCAGCACACGGGCACCGTGCCCACGCAGGGACCCTAAAATGGGGGGTCAGCACATGGGCACTGTGCCCATACAGGTACCCCAGAATAGGGGGTCAGCGCATGGGCACTGTGCCCATGTAGGAACCTCAGAATGGGAGGTCAGCACACGGGCACCGTGCCCGCCCTGGGGTGGGGGGTCAGCACATGGGCACCGTGCCCATGTAGGAACCTCAGAATGGGAGGTCAGCACATGGGCATCGTGCCCACCCTGGGGTGGGGGTCAGCGCATGGGCACTCTGCCCACGCAGGGATCCCAAAATGGGGGGGTCAGCACACGGGCACCGTGCCCATGCTGGGTGGTGCTGGGATCGGCAGGAGAAATGCAGCACACAACATGATTGATCAGGAAATCTCCAACTTTATTGATAGGTACTCATCTCTATATCGGTGTTAATGAGGCTCATACAAATTGCAAAGGCGAGCTCACTATTGGTTAGTTACTTATCAGCcgactacgcctacttctgcattcttgtggatattttattgaaacttttcttcatttttctgccAAAGATGTTCTCCCCTATCCTGttgttgcaccaagggcacaatgtccttgcctgtcattggacaCTGACTGCTGACTCCTAAACTTGTCCCCTTCCAGCTTAAGACGTGACCTTTCTCGGCAAACCAACTGTCCACAAAGATCTCCACAGGGTGGGGAGGTGGGCACCATGCCCACGCAGGCACCCCAGGGTGAGGGGTCAGCACATGGGCACTGCGCCcatgcagcccccagcccctcgttgcgggcatcagcagatgggcacCATGCCCACCCTGGGGTGGGGAGTCAGCACATGGGCACTGTGCCCACACAGGAACCACGGGATGAGGGGTCAGCACATGGGCACCGTGCCCACCATGAGCATGCCCacgcagcccccggcccctcaTTGTGGGGATGTCACCATGTGTCTGTTGGCACATGTGGGGACACGCGTGGAGGAGTGGTCCCGGTCAGATTCGGGGTGGTGCAGACAGGATTTGGGGGTCTCGGGGGTGAAAGGGGATTGACCAGGCTCCCACACACGTGTTCATCTGCACACACGAGCACAGGTGTGCCCGCACACTCACACCCTGCCCCATTGCAGCACGCCCGGCCTGCCCACTCTCATGCCACGACGTGCCAACGTGGAAGATGGggaggaaaatttgggggaaaagcaggaaagagGGAAGGACTGGGCCAAAAATGACATCCAAGGACTCCATGCCGATCAACAGGCAGCGGTGACTGCTCCGGTGGCTGCGGCAGCCCCTCGGGAAAACAACTCACGTGGCAACACAGCCCGGGGCAGGGCAGCATCTGCAGCGCCGGCAACGTTAATTAAATCGGAGCCTGGCCAGAGACGGCCTAATTAATTAATAACACCTACTTGTGAGATGCCAAGTGCGACGCAGCTGTGAAGAGCCGCGCTGCCCCGGGCTTGTTTACGGCGAGGGGGAAGGTCCCTGGTGCTGGGACGTGACAGAGCGGGGGAGCCCTCGGTGCTGGGACACGGCCAGGCCACCAAAAGTGCCACCACCGTGCGCACGCACGTGCCCCGCCAacgtgcaggagctgctccagggcccacCTGGGAGCTGGCGCTGATGGTGACGTGACGGGGAGTTGGCAGCTCCCCGAGGTAACGCGGGTGATGTGTGGGGACAGGATAAAAACCCTCGTCAAGAGCTTGATGAGTGCAGGGGGGGAAAGGCAGAAGAGGGGGGGAGACCCTGTCGTGAAGGATGTGGGGTtctgggggctgcaggagtggTGGCAGTCCTGAGGGTTCAGGGGAACTGGAGGATTGATGGGGATCTGGAGGGTtctgggggctgggggggtgTCCCATGGATCCTGGGGGGTTGAAGGACTGATGGAGGTCCTGAAggacctgggggctgcaggagtggTGGGAGTCCTGAGGGTTCAGGAGGCTGGAGGGTTCTGGGGGGGGGTCCCATGGATCCTGGGGGGTTGAAGGCCTGATGGAGCTCCTGAAGAAcgtgggggctgcagggctgatGGGGTCCTGACGGTTCTGGGGGCTGGGGGACTGACAGGGGGTCTGCAGGTCTGGGGGGTTGTAGTGCTGATGGAGCCTCTGAAggacctgggggctgcagggctgatGGGGTCCTGAGGGTTCTGGGGGCTGGGGGACTGGAAGGGTCCCACAGATCCTGAGAGCTGCAGGATTGGTGGGGGTCCAGAGAGTCCTGGGCACTGCAGGACTGATGGGGGTCCTGATGGGGGTCCTGATGGGCGTCCTGGGGGGTGCAGAACTGATGGAGGTCCTGCGGGTCCTGCAGCATCACTGGGGCTGTGCATTACTTCCCTCTATTCCATTCTCCATGTTCCTGGTCCCTAAATGCAgctccagcacccagccagggtgTCCTGTAGCAGGGTGGGGGGAccctgggcaggggcacagggacatcCAGAGCAGGCAGGAGTATGACAGGGACCTCACATGCAGCCACCCACGGCTGCCAAGAAATTGCCTCTGAGGCAGCGTGAGCCTGTGAGCCACTTGATGGGAAAAGTGGCCACAATTTGGAGCCTCTCCAATCACCACAAGCTGAGCGCTGGCTGCAATCAGGCATCAGGAAAAGTCAGGAAAGCGGGGGGCCAGCATGAGGGGCTGCatcaccaggctgggctgtgccccccaCAGCTTGGGCATTGTCCCCTGAGGTCCCACCCCAAAATGAGGTGACACCACCCTGGCACCGACGCCTCGGCATCCTTTTAATGAGTTTGGAGCTGTGCCCGGgtgctgccagcactcacaggggTGGGGGATGGATGACACAAGGGGGGTGTCAGTGTGAGGGTGGGGGTCCTGTGAGGGTCCCCTCAGTACACCAGGACCTCCATCTTGTTGCTGCCCTTTTTCTTGCAGACGGGGCCGTTGGTGCTGGCCTTGGGGGACTCCACCACGGTGATGGACACGTCGCCCTTCGGGAAGCGTGTGGAGAACCTGGGAGGGGAGGAGTCAGGATGGAGAGGTGGGAGGGGGACACGTCCACACCCATCTCATCATTGCCCAATGAGCTGCCTTGGTAACACCTCCTCCTCAGcagcttcctgctgcagccaatcAGGTCACTCACATGGTGCCCCACCCTTGGAGGCTCCACCTACCTCAATCCCACCCTGAGCACCACCCTGTCCCACCCACAATAACCCCACCCATTGCAGCCCCACCCTCCAGTGACCACACCCACATTAGCCCCACCCTCCAGTGCCCACACCCACATCAACCCCACCCTTCTGGTCCCACCCAAGTTAGCTCCACCCACTGAAGCCACGCCCTCTGTGcgcccagccctgtcctgccccacCCATTGTAGTCCTGCCCTTCAGACCCCACCCATCGTGACCACACCCACTGTAACCACGCCCACCAAAGCCACGCCCACACCTGTCAGTGATGTGCAGGGGCAGCGCCTGCCCCGTGGTGGCCTCGAAGGTCTGGTACAGGCGAGTCACCAGCTCGATGAGGTGGTCACTGACCAGAAGGAAGTCACCCTTGGCCCCCACTGTGGAGACCTGTGGGGCAAACAGGGGGTCAGCCCCGCTGGggaccctctgagcccccaggacccccctcccCAGGTACCTCCTTGAGGTGCAGGGCCAGGAAGCCGTCGGAGAAGCGGGTGACGGAGACCCCGCGGATGTCACTGAGGCTGAGCACGGTCTtgggctgggcagccttggggtCAGCCAGGACCAGGTGCTCGGTGGTGAGGAGCAGCAGGCGTGGCACTGTCTGTGGGGGGGGGTCAGCGTGGGCAGGGGGTCAGAGTGGGCAGGGGGTCAGTGTGGAAAGGGGGGTCAGTGTGGGCAGGGGGTCAGATGGGCAGGGGGTCAGTGTGGGCAGGGGGGTCAGCATGGGCAGGGGGGTCAGCGTGGGCAGGGAGTCAGTGTGGGCAGGGGGTCAGAGTGGGCAGGGGGTCACCAAGAGCAGGTGGTCATTGTGGGCAGGGGGGTCAGCATGGGCAGGGGGTCAATGTGGGAAGGGGGTCACCAAGAGCAGGAGGTCAGCATGGGCAGGGGGTCACCAAGAACTGGGGGTCAGCGTGGGCAGGGGGTCATTGTGGACAGGGGGTCACCAAGAGCAGGGGGTCAGCATGGGTAGGTGGTCACCAAGAGCAGGTGGTCAGAGCTGGGGGTCAGTGTGGGCAGGGGATCATTGTGGACAGAGGGCCACCACGATCAGGGGGTCACCATGTTCAGGGGGTCAGCATGAGCAGATGGACAGCATGGGCAGGGTGTCAGGGTAGGCAGTGGGTCAGAGCAGGGGGTCACGGTGTCCCCgtgtgccctcccagtgcccagggcacagccccaaAGCAGCTCTCACCTTCCCACTGGCCCTGTTCACCTTCCTCACGCTGTCCGCCATCACCAGCTTGTCCTTGGCCACCGCGTGCAGCTTCTGGTACTTGGGGTTCTGCTTCAGCCCCAGGTACTCCCCGCGGAacggctgctgcaggctggggacgaGGCCATTTCAGCATCACTGCCCCgagcccccctgcaccccccagccccctgccctggcaccttttGGGGTAGAGGGTCTTCTTGTCCTTGAAGAGCTCGCTGGCGCAGAGCCTGGCCTGCAGCTGCGCCCGCCGCGACGCCGACAGCTGGTCGCGGTACTTCTTGCACTGCCGAGGGAAGGGGATGATTTGATGCCACCAAAGACCTCTCTCAGGTGAGCTGGCAcgcccaaaccccacctggaatTCTCCCCATCTCCCACCTTCCAGTGGTAGAAgatgttcttcagctcctggttgGTGTTATCCAGGAACCTGTAGGGCGCCGGGGGCCAGGTCCGGTCGGTCACCGACAGCGGCGGGAGGTTCTTTGCCAGCCCCACCAGGTACTTCTGCACCTGGGGGTGACAACGTGGCAGGGGTCAGGGGAGGGCAGGGGcatccagcagggcagggggctgggttGGCAGCGTGGccccctctgccccagccccactcaccaGGCGCCGGTAGATGAAGTTGGCCAGGCAGGTGCTGGCGCTGGAACGGAAATATTTCCTGTAGGTCTTGCGTGCCTGTGGGGACAGCGCCAGCGGTGAGGACACCAGGACATCGCCACCAGCCCCACAAagggtcccccatgtcccccctgtcccccacaTTGCTCACATCTCCTatatcccccatgtcccccacaccCCCCATCCCTGTTTGGCCCCAGTGGAGAGGACAGAGTCTCCAGCCCGACAGGGtgggcagacagacagacggcatggacagcaggacagagcggCCTGAGGGCGCGGGGCCCCGTTAC
The sequence above is a segment of the Melospiza melodia melodia isolate bMelMel2 chromosome 31, bMelMel2.pri, whole genome shotgun sequence genome. Coding sequences within it:
- the LOC134431227 gene encoding uncharacterized protein LOC134431227, whose translation is MKNRPVLAVLLLLALPLALARRAPAAPPGPAPVRPSGMPGPEPLPWSPRGSPGAAAAAAALELLREESAGPPAAPQKRDMHDFFVGLMGKRAAGRGNGSPAPRCSPGPPAPGEAPLRAA
- the ZBTB39 gene encoding zinc finger and BTB domain-containing protein 39, producing the protein MGMRIKLHSTNHPNNLLKELNKCRLSETMCDVTILVGSRSFAAHKAVLACAAGYFQNLFLNTGLDAARTYVVDFITPANFEKILSFVYTSELFTDLINVGVIYEVAERLGMEDLLQACHSTFPDLESSAITKQPALSVGEGRAGVLGSTSSEQSHPLGDIRGGVEHFGPERSYLLHGDVVGSYKEDERSAVGEASQALPLMHPQQPPKTEQESDAGQFTPVAGLGAQPGGNAMAQTTGSSCPQFKAQSNGDYSKGGFFPTDPSLDVSTGSNSCPSNSDHSKEQGFEQMDELQLEDLGEAELHFEDAGEELVPSEEVIELSDDSEEELAFESDSRDSKAMPCQVCKKVLEPNIQLIRQHARDHVDLLTGNCKVCETHFQDRNSRVTHVLSHIGIFLFSCDMCETKFFTQWQLTLHRRDGVFDNNVIVHPSDPLPGKVAVFGGGPGPELACAACGKPLAKDFHTVRNHLLEHVNLKSQTCGVCDQRHLSLCSLLWHALSHLGISVFSCSVCASSFVDRQLLEKHLAVHQHVEEALFQCHFCSQSFKLEAAYRYHVSQHKCGGSLDIRAGFGERLQPQGLPKRKLPEEFLSEDLALQSQPGNSKYSCKVCGKRFAHTSEFNYHRRIHTGEKPYQCKVCHKFFRGRSTIKCHLRTHSGALMYRCTVCGHYSSTLNLMSKHIGVHKGSLPPDFTIEQTFMYIIHSKEAEKNTDS